In the Malus domestica chromosome 16, GDT2T_hap1 genome, one interval contains:
- the LOC103418080 gene encoding uncharacterized protein: protein MARLLTQTLHLRQSLLRRPLLPPSLTQAHRARSSRSGKAELIEIELDPSTSSSPSDSEKLMLKKLDDIVQTIVVQRATPDWLPFVPGSSFWVPPRRAPLKVTDLVGKLADQLTDEETLSVATDRGWPCSQFFINGGTGSAETREVDTEAEGSTEIEVEVEVKVLTDSQKPSRCEDD, encoded by the exons ATGGCCCGACTCCTCACTCAAACTCTCCATCTCCGTCAATCGCTCCTTCGCCGCCCGCTCCTCCCACCCTCCCTCACCCAAGCCCACCGCGCCCGCTCCTCCCGATCCGGCAAGGCCGAGTTAATCGAGATCGAGCTCGACCCCTCCACCTCGTCGTCGCCAAGTGATTCAGAGAAATTAATGCTCAAGAAACTAGACGACATCGTTCAGACCATCGTCGTCCAGAGGGCCACGCCCGATTGGCTCCCCTTTGTCCCCGGCTCCTCGTTCTGGGTCCCACCTCGACGCGCCCCGTTGAAAGTGACCGACTTGGTTGGCAAATTGGCTGACCAGCTCACGGATGAAGAAACCCTCTCTGTGGCCACTGATCGTGGATGGCCTTGCTCCCAATTTTTCATCAATGGCG GTACTGGATCTGCAGAAACAAGGGAAGTGGATACGGAGGCAGAAGGATCAACAGAAAtagaggtggaggtggaggtaaAGGTTTTGACTGATTCACAGAAGCCCTCTCGCTGTGAGGATGATTAA